From the Lathyrus oleraceus cultivar Zhongwan6 chromosome 4, CAAS_Psat_ZW6_1.0, whole genome shotgun sequence genome, one window contains:
- the LOC127137495 gene encoding U11/U12 small nuclear ribonucleoprotein 31 kDa protein, which produces MSSKKKHKQKHSDSDEDDDVFYYRYCASSSTPNTTTGTTSSNQPQSKPNNKGSSIGGTGEPLAPSKSTLYVSNLDYSLTNSDLHTLFSTFGRIARVTFLKDRHTRLSRGVAFVQFVSRNDAQRAVAEMNKKILNGRTLTASIATDNGRPPEFIRKRVYNTETALCYECGGHGHLSYECPKNRLGPRSRPQPKKPRRGFSGLRDKDGEEEGDEEEEEGGQIAAELFDDNWASVVDDEAGERLLGRNRNDDEGLDNNKTKKKGKKAGYFSDESDHDDDDGS; this is translated from the coding sequence ATGTCAAGCAAGAAGAAACACAAACAAAAACACAGCGACAGCGATGAAGACGACGACGTTTTCTACTACCGCTACTGCGCTTCGTCCTCAACCCCCAACACCACCACCGGCACCACATCCAGTAATCAACCCCAATCAAAACCGAACAACAAAGGATCATCAATAGGAGGAACAGGTGAACCCTTAGCACCATCAAAATCGACGCTATACGTTTCTAATCTAGATTACTCCCTAACAAACTCCGATCTCCATACGCTCTTCTCTACTTTCGGCCGCATCGCGCGTGTAACTTTTCTCAAAGACCGTCACACGCGCCTAAGCCGCGGTGTCGCGTTTGTCCAATTCGTTTCTCGTAATGACGCCCAACGCGCCGTGGCAGAGATGAATAAGAAGATTCTCAATGGAAGGACACTAACTGCTTCTATTGCTACTGATAATGGACGTCCTCCGGAGTTTATTCGGAAGCGCGTGTACAATACTGAGACTGCTTTGTGTTATGAGTGTGGGGGGCATGGTCATTTGTCGTATGAGTGTCCTAAGAATCGGTTGGGGCCAAGGTCGCGGCCTCAGCCTAAGAAGCCGCGACGGGGATTTAGTGGGCTGAGGGATAAGGATGGGGAGGAGGAAGGTgatgaggaggaggaggagggtGGTCAGATTGCTGCGGAGCTGTTTGACGATAATTGGGCTTCTGTTGTGGATGATGAAGCGGGTGAAAGGTTGTTGGGGAGAAACAGAAATGATGATGAGGGTTTGGACAACAACAAGACgaagaagaaagggaagaaaGCTGGGTATTTCAGTGATGAGAgtgatcatgatgatgatgatggatCATGA
- the LOC127137496 gene encoding U11/U12 small nuclear ribonucleoprotein 31 kDa protein, which produces MSSKKKHKRKHSDIDEDDDVFYYRYCASSSTPDTTTDTTSSNQPQSKPNNKGSSIGGTGEPLAPSKSTLYVSNLDYSLTNSDLHTLFSTFGRIARVTVLKDRHTRLSRGVAFVQFVSRNDAQRAVAEMNKKILNGRTLTASIAADNGRAPEFIRKRVYNTETALCYECGGHGHLSYECPKNQLGPRPRPQPKKPRRGFSGLRDRDGEEEGDEEEEEGGQIAAEQFDDNWASVVDDEAGERLLGRNRNDDEGLDNNKTKKKGKKAGYFSDESDHDDDD; this is translated from the coding sequence ATGTCAAGCAAGAAGAAACACAAACGAAAACACAGCGACATCGATGAAGACGACGACGTTTTCTACTACCGCTACTGCGCTTCGTCCTCAACCCCAGACACCACCACCGACACCACATCCAGTAATCAACCCCAATCAAAACCGAACAACAAAGGATCATCAATAGGAGGAACAGGTGAACCCTTAGCACCATCAAAATCGACGCTATACGTTTCTAATCTAGATTACTCCCTAACAAACTCCGATCTCCATACGCTCTTCTCTACTTTCGGCCGCATCGCGCGTGTAACCGTTCTCAAAGACCGTCACACGCGCCTAAGCCGCGGTGTCGCGTTTGTCCAATTCGTTTCTCGTAATGACGCCCAACGCGCCGTGGCGGAGATGAATAAGAAGATTCTCAATGGAAGGACTCTAACTGCTTCTATTGCTGCTGATAATGGACGTGCTCCAGAGTTTATTCGGAAGCGCGTGTACAATACTGAGACTGCTTTGTGTTATGAGTGTGGGGGGCATGGTCATTTGTCGTATGAGTGTCCTAAGAATCAGTTGGGGCCGAGGCCGCGGCCTCAGCCTAAGAAGCCGCGACGGGGATTTAGTGGGCTGAGGGATAGGGATGGGGAGGAGGAAGGTgatgaggaggaggaggagggtGGTCAGATTGCTGCGGAGCAGTTTGACGATAATTGGGCTTCTGTTGTGGATGATGAAGCGGGTGAAAGGTTGCTGGGGAGAAACAGAAATGATGATGAGGGTTTGGACAACAACAAGACgaagaagaaagggaagaaaGCTGGGTATTTCAGTGATGAGAgtgatcatgatgatgatgattga